A segment of the Terribacillus aidingensis genome:
GACGAATATCACGTTCAACGTCCGATGCTGAAAAAGCTATGAAATCTGCTACAACATCAAACTGCATATCCTGTAGTTTCGCTGCAACTGCTGCTTCATCTGTAATATCAGCTATGATACTATGACAGCCCTCTGGTACAGGCTTCGAGCCGCGATTAAGCAAATATAGCTCCCATCCTTGTTTTACAGCCAAATCGGTTACGCTTGAGCTGATTGTTCCGGTACCTCCGATAAATAACGCTTTCATTTCTGCCAGTCCCTTCATTCTTTAATGTAGTTTTTGTTCATTTCACAGGGGTGGATTGGTGTGGCATCTGCGGCAAACAGGATAATAAGAGTCATTGCCGCCAATCTGTATCTGATCTCCTGTATACACTGGCTTGCCATCGTCGACTCGCAGGTTCATGGTTGCTTTTCGTTCACAGAACCAGCAGATTGTTTTCATCTCTTCGATTTTATCCGCATAAATGAGCATATAACGGCTTCCTTCGAACAGCTCATTTTGAAAATCATTCTTCAGTCCAAAGCCCATAACAGGAATGTTGAATGTATCAACGATGGCCGCCAACTGGAGCACATGCTCTTTGCTTAAAAATTGCACTTCATCAATTAGAACACAATGCGGTGTCGGTTCGTGTGATTTGACGATTTCCATGATGTCGGTTTCTTCGAAAATCGGAATTGCTTTTCGGCGTAATCCAATCCTGCTGGAAACATAGCCGACTTCATCTCTTGTATCAATGCCGGATGTGAAGATAAGAACCGATTTGTTTTGTTCCTCGTAATTATTGGCCACTTTCAGTATTTCAATTGATTTTCCGCTGTTCATTGCGCCATATTTGAAAAATAATTGTGCCATGTCATTTCTCCTTGTCAAATAAAAAAGATAGTGCCACATTACACTATCTTTATCCATACTATATCTATCCCACTTATGTATATCTGGATGGTCAGTGTACATGTAATGGCAAGCTTTAAAAAAGGGTTAGAAGCAGAAAAAACAGGCAAAGGGTGTTTGCCTGTTTTCTTCTTCATATCTTAAGCTATTAGCTCAAGTTGTATTTCTTCTTGAAACGATCTACGCGGCCGCCAGCTTTGTCAGCTTTTTGCTTACCAGTGTAGAACGGGTGAGAAGCTGAGCTGATTTCCACACGAATCAACGGGTAAGTGTTGCCATCTTCCCATTCGATTGTTTCGTCAGAACTCTGAGTAGAACCAGTCAAGAATTTGTAGTCAGAACTAGTATCTAGAAATACAACTTTGTTATATTTCGGATGGATTTGTTCTTTCATGCGTTAGCACTCCTTTTTGCCCTGAATCCCTTGGAAACAGAGTTTATTGTGAGAGACCGATAACACTGTCGTGAAAGCTCACATAACGTGATTATAACAGTCTGTCTAGCCCATTGCAAGAGGAAATCCATGTAATCAGACGCGCTTATTCGTGCCTTTTCGTTTCATGTCCTCTTCCATATTCACAAGGAATTCCTCATTGTTTTTAGATGCTTTCAAACGGCGCAAGAAACGCTCGGCGAAGTCATGAGAATCCTGCATTGTCTTACGAATTGCCCACATTTTATCCAATTGACCTTTCGGGACAAGCAATTCTTCTTTTCTTGTGCCGGAACGAACCATATCGATTGCCGGGAAGATGCGTCTTTCAGCAAGGGAACGATCCAAATGCAGCTCCATGTTACCTGTTCCTTTGAACTCTTCGTAAATGACATCATCCATGCGGGAGCCTGTGTCGACAAGCGCAGTAGCAAGAATCGTGAAGCTGCCGCCTTCCTCGATGTTACGAGCAGCACCGAAGAAACGTTTCGGACGGTGGAAAGCTGCTGGATCGATACCACCGGAAAGCGTACGTCCGCTTGGCGGGATAACCAAGTTATACGCCCGGGCAAGACGTGTAATGCTATCCATCAGTACGATAACGTCCTTTTTATGCTCAACTAAGCGCATCGCGCGTTCCAGTACCAGCTC
Coding sequences within it:
- a CDS encoding thymidine kinase, which gives rise to MAQLFFKYGAMNSGKSIEILKVANNYEEQNKSVLIFTSGIDTRDEVGYVSSRIGLRRKAIPIFEETDIMEIVKSHEPTPHCVLIDEVQFLSKEHVLQLAAIVDTFNIPVMGFGLKNDFQNELFEGSRYMLIYADKIEEMKTICWFCERKATMNLRVDDGKPVYTGDQIQIGGNDSYYPVCRRCHTNPPL
- a CDS encoding type B 50S ribosomal protein L31; this encodes MKEQIHPKYNKVVFLDTSSDYKFLTGSTQSSDETIEWEDGNTYPLIRVEISSASHPFYTGKQKADKAGGRVDRFKKKYNLS